aattatattaGCATACATGGAAATATTTTaagagggataaaaaaaaaatcttacaaataTGTTCACACCTAATAAATTCTTCTATTTTTACATCCCAAACACTCAAGCCTCCTAATCTCTTGCCTCCCTGACTATCACACATCTGtcatttcattattttctgTTCTAGTTTCCTATTCATTCTCCattcttctctttccttttcgtTTCCTATTTTTATTCAAGGTCCCGTTAATAGGTGCCTTAGGGAATTTATTAACGGACCACTTCAAGAAActtttaatactacttttataggaaatataaaaagctatcatAAAATTCGATTgctttttttccataaaaagtttctaaaaataatttctaaaccaTTACCCTTAGAGCACCCGTTTAATTTTCCTTTAACTTAACTGTTCTCCCCTCAAAAGGcaaaacaaagaatcaaacaaaaatctGCATCAGCATTACcacaaataagtttttaaacATTCTATCTAGATTAtcgcttcttcttcttttcttttgagaaaagcTACCTAGATTATCTCAACCATTGAAAATTAAAGTTGAAATTGATAAGTTATAGACATATATTAATACAAAAGTCTTAATTCATAAAACATTTCTATCTAGGAAGATTACTAAATATTCCAATGTTGTaaattgggttttgattatGGAAAGTTCTAATGTACTAAATTGCCAAAGATGTTGATGGCCTAATAAGCCTAAATGCACATGAGAAAAATGAGATGACCAGGCAACTAAAACCAAGAGGCACAAACCATGAAATCCACTTTAAACTAATGCAAGAGTGAGTGAAATATTTTGTCAAACATATGGTGTGTCTATTCCAAAATGGGGTTGGAAATTAAGTATCGTAATATGAATCCACCAAAAAACTACACCCAAGACAAACTAAGTAAATTACAAttgaaaaattgattaattatcccAAGTTGGCAAGATTGAACAGAAGTCCCCAAAAtgatcacttaaaaaaaaaatagcattagcACATACTGCTGTCAAAGGGGAGTTGAATTGCAGAATTAGAATATCTAGGAAGACTACTAAATATTCTAATGCACCAAATGAGATGACCGTTGTGAATTGAAGCACACACTAGTGAATTGTTTGTGGTTAATTATATTTGACCGTTTGGCATGGCAGTGTCCAAGGACAACTCTTCAGCAGATGTGGTGCTCTCTGAAGCTAATTCCTACACCATATCAATTGGAGAAGCGTCGCCGGAAGAATCATTACAagtatattcatcaatacaataGTTACAGTCACCAGCAGCACCATCTGCGCTCTCTTGTAGCTCCAGTGCATGTTCAAGGCGAACCTGAACTTCGCCCATGGTGGGTCGACGATCGGCTCGATTTCGCACACAAGAAGTGGCAATGTCAATGTATACCATAAAACACTCTGGAGCTATCTTCCCTATCAGATACGGATCAATTATCTTATAGATGGTCCCTTCTCGTTTGCATTTTCGTGCCAACCCAACCAGATCCATCGGTACTGCAAATGGACTTGGTGTTATTCCACTGAGTAGTTGCAGCAGTACCACGCCAAAAGAGTAGACGTCGGATTTATCGTTCAGCTTCCCGAACATGACATACTCTTGATCCATGTAACCGTAAGTACCCACAACTCTATCAGTTTCGATTGTAATCAAAGCCTTTGACAAACTCCGGGGACCAATCTTGGACAACCCCAAATTTGACAACTTGGCCTCCCATTTCGCGTCCAACAGAATATTGGTCGGATCAACGCCACTGTGGACGATAGTATGCTTTAGCCCAGTGTGAAGGTAGTGCAGCCCGCGCGCCACTCCTACGCAAATCTTTAGTCTCCGTTTCCACGAGATCGGATTGGGATTGGGATCGGGGTTAGTGCCATTGAGGTGTCTCGCGAGGTTTGAATTGACCATGAACTCGTAGACAACGAACCCATATCGTTTAGTTAGACAATATCCGAT
The sequence above is drawn from the Castanea sativa cultivar Marrone di Chiusa Pesio chromosome 5, ASM4071231v1 genome and encodes:
- the LOC142635511 gene encoding receptor-like protein kinase FERONIA: MKGISECISKLLRKSGKRRSDETNRSYTALPCRRFSLTEIKTATNNFDDNLFIVCCGDWKVYNGFIDDPVRSVAISRVNIESMQGFHEFRNEVLVLCQVRHPNLVPFIGYCLTKRYGFVVYEFMVNSNLARHLNGTNPDPNPNPISWKRRLKICVGVARGLHYLHTGLKHTIVHSGVDPTNILLDAKWEAKLSNLGLSKIGPRSLSKALITIETDRVVGTYGYMDQEYVMFGKLNDKSDVYSFGVVLLQLLSGITPSPFAVPMDLVGLARKCKREGTIYKIIDPYLIGKIAPECFMVYIDIATSCVRNRADRRPTMGEVQVRLEHALELQESADGAAGDCNYCIDEYTCNDSSGDASPIDMV